The region CACGGGTTCGACGGTGGTGGTGACACCCTCGCCCCTTGTGGCGGCCTTCACGCGCTCATGATCGTGCGAGAGCGCAGCGGCGCGGTCTGCCGCATAGGCTGCGATGGCGGGCTGGAAATCAGCATGGCGAGCGAGCGCAAGATCGATCTGGCGCTGGTTAGCTGGCGGCTCGATGCTGCGGGTGGCTTCATGTTCCAGCAGAGCCAGTGCCTCGGCCCCTATGGCAACGGGCTGATTGGACTGCGGGCCAAAGGCAATGCCGGTCGCCTCTTCGGCGAGCAAAGTGCGGCGGCCACTGGTGACCAGCTTGAAGCGCAGCCGCAGGGCGAGGAGGACCGTCAGCCTATCAACCCCGCGGGTCATCCACACGCCTGTTCGCCCGAGGGTCGCCTTTCCTTCGACGCCGTTGGGGTCGAGTGCGCCTTCGGCCATCGTCCCGGCGAGCGTTGCCACCAAGGGGTGGGTGCGTCCGACCTGGGCGACATCAGGGGGCAGCTTGTCGCGGAAGCCGATGATGCGGGTGCCGTTAAGGCCCCGTGCCACCAGCTTTTCACGCAGCTGCTGGGGCATATCATCATAACGCACACGCCAATGCTTGCCTTGCTGCCCGAGCGGCACGTCAAGCCGCGCCAAAGCCCGGCGGGTGAAGCGCTCAACCTCGTCCGGTCCTCCGAGCAGATCGCGCAGCTTGTGCCATTCGGGCAGCACTTCCTCGGGCTTCAGGGCCGTCTGGGCATAGCGGGTCTGGCTCTTGTGGGCGTTTTCCTGGGCATTGCGCCACTGGGTTTCGAGCTTCTCCTCGGCATCGCCGAAATCGAACATGCCCTGCGCACGCGGCTTGCTGGAATGCAGCAGCATCGCCTGCATGAGCGCATTGGAGACGCTCGACGAATCCTCCGGCACCGGGACTACGACCCCGGTTTCTTTCTGAATCCGCTTCATCTTCTCGGTGATCACCTTGATCACTGCGCCATCGATGATCGAGTTCGCACCGAACATCATGACCGACCAAACGCGCTCGGCTTGCTGGCCAAAGCGGTCGACGCGGCCATCGCGCTGCTGGTGGCGGGTGGGGTTCCAGTTCAGGTCATAGTGGACCACGGCATTGAACAGCGACTGGAGGTTGATCCCTTCCGACAGGCAGTCTGTGGCGACAAGGATGCGATTGGGGTGATCCTCCAGCGCCTCGACCCGCTCACGCCGTTCCTCGGGCGTGAGCCGCCCGGTGACCACCTCGACAGTGTGCGACTTGAAGCGGCTGCGCAGCGCCTCGCCCACGGCTTCGGCAGTGGCGATGAAGCGGCAGAAGATGACAGGGCGGGCCTCCTTCTTGCCCGTGAGGTCCTTTACCTGCGCGACGAGCTCGCGGAGCTTGGGATCATCCGCGAACCGGGAGTTCAGGTCCTCAGCTTTCGCGATCAGCTGGCGGAGTTCCGCGATCTCCTCACTGTCACCTGCGGTCGCCGGCTCGATATCCGTGTCGGCAAACTCGTCATCATCTTCATCGAATAGGATAGGCCCGAGCAGTGCTTCTTCAGCCATGCCTGAGAGGCGGTTGCGCAGCGCACTCAGCGCGGCGGCCGGCGACGAACCCACGCAGCGCATCAGTGCGAGCGTGCCCCAGAAGGCGAGACGGCGAGCCTGTGCACCATCGGCCCGCGTCGCCACGCCGAGGCAATATTCGAGGACATCTTCCTGAAAGGCCTGAAAATCGCCCGTCAGACTATAGGGTGCATCGGCCTTCATCGGCTCAGCAAACGCTCCGCTCTCGCCCCACTTGTCAGCAATATCGGCGCGACGGCGCTGAACGAAATGCTGAGCAAGCCGCCGCCGATAGCGTTCGAGGGCGTTGGCATCGAGCGTATCCGGCGCGCGCGACAGGTCGGGATGGAGAAGGCTCAACAGGCGAGCATAGGCATCCTGATTGCCGCTGTGGGGTGTGGCGGTCAGCAGGAGCATGTGCCGGGCTTCATCCTCGACCAGGCGTTGCAACAAGGAGAAGCGCTGCTGGGTGCCTTTCTCACTGCCGCCGACGCAGCTATGCGCCTCGTCAACGATCACGAACTTCGGGCAAGCCTGCGCAAAGCCCTCGCGGCGACTATCGGCCTTGATGTAGTCGAGGCTCACGACCGTGAACGGATGCACGCCGAAGATTGTGTCGCCAAGGGCGATACCCTGCTCCAGCGAACGCGCACGGGCCGATGTGACGGCCACGGCATCAATGTCGAACTTCTGGGCAAGTTCGCCGACCCATTGATCCACCAGATGCGGCGGACACAGGACCGTAAAGTTGTCGATCTCACCCCGGTCCAGCATCTCGCGAAGGATCATGCCGGCTTCGATCGTTTTCCCGATGCCGACATCGTCAGCGATCAGCATCCGCTTGACCTCGAGCCGCAAGGCCATGAGCAGCGGCACAAGCTGATAGGCCCGCGGCTCCACACCCAGATGGGCCGCGCTTCGGAACGGCCCCGCACCCCGGCGCAAGGAGAGCCGCAGAGCATCGGTCAGCAGCCGTGCGGCGTCCTGCGTGTCCAGCTGATCGGAGTTGGGAAGAGCAAAGCTCGCCTCACGCACAGGCTGGCGTTCCAGCTTGGGGCAATGAGGATCGCATCGTCCTCAGAGCCCGACAAAGGCCGAACGCGCAAGAGGCCATCCGACGGCTTTGCCAGCACGATCCACTCGCGTCCCCGGGCATGCACCAGGTCTCCGATCTGGAGCTGGCCAGGAGCAACGGAAACGGATGTCATGCAGAAACTCCCAATGCATTCGCCAGATCTGACGGCGGGTTCGTGCCGGGTTCATCGGGCAGGGCAATCAATTCTCGGCCGAGCTCCGCGCAGCGATCACGCAAGGCCTCCGATGGGGACTGAGCAACCGCCATCACCATGTGGCCGGGCCAGACCATGGCATACTCGAGCCCCGCGATGGTCTCGCTCGACGGTGCCGGGAACCCCCAGCTGGCAAAGGCGGCGAGCCAGGGGTCAGATTGTGGATCAGCTCCCGCAGGACCGGCTGCAGGCCAGTCTCTCTCGCAAGCGGCGAGCCCGACAAGCGCATCAAGCACTGCGTCGTCGCGCCGGTCGATCATCTCATGATCGGGCTGATTGTAGTAGGACAGAACGCAGCGGTAGCAGCCGGCGACACAGGCATCCTCTTTCTCGACGAGCCTGCCGTCCTCAAGGCGGTAATGCATAAGATCGAGCGCGACTTCGGCCAAGCGGCGCCAACGTTCGGGCCCGTCCATCAACCGCTTTAGCACGCCCGCGCCGCCCTCCGAGGCCTCGTAGAAGAGGATCGCTCGGCGGTCATCCTTAGTCGGCAATGGCTCACCCAGAAGCTCACCAGCTTCAAGCACATGCTCGGTTTCGATGGCACGAACGAGCGCATGCTGCAGGGTTGCCATCTGACTATTGTCGAGCTCGATCAGAGGATCGAACTTAAGCAGAAGCGCGTTCTTGGTGTCTTCGACGACAGGCACGATAGATTGACGCTTCGCGCTGTTATCGACGTGGCCCTCATCCTCGCCTTGCGCCTCATTCTTGAGCCAGCGGCCGGAGATCGTATCGATATCGAAACCTGTGTGTTCCTTGTGGGCCCTTCGTCTCAAACCAAGATTCACACGAGAGAGCTTGGTCTGCGGGCCATAACGCAGCGCCACCAATGGCCCATCCGATGTCTTTAACAACAGGCTTTCCTGCCGCGCCGGATCCCACTCGAAGATCGTCCTGAGGTCGAAACCGCGCCGCTGGCGGTCCTCGTCGTTGGCGGTGATGCGTGACCTTGGCGAGGCATCGACATTCTCGATCCTGTAAAGCTTGGAAAGCCGACCCTCCTCGGTCAGCGGCTCATGGCACACGACGCACCGTTCGATGGTCTCACTGCTATGCGCAGCACCGCAGGCGTGACAGCAGCGCATCGTCGTCGTGACGAGCTTGTTATCGTTGCCCCGGGTGCCAGCAGGCAACTTGGCGCGATTGCAGCTAAACGCCTTGCCTTCGTGATACACAAGACTGTTGGGCCCGAACTCGGCAATCGCAAGGAAGCGCGGCCGTTGCAGCACCGCCGATCCGCGGTCACTGTCGACGAAAGCATAAAGCGGGAGGCGCGGAAAATTGTAGCCGGGTAGAAACCCTTCGGTCGCAAGGTAGCGATAGGCATAGAAGTCCGAACTCGCCGATGAGACGCCTTTGGCCAGCAGCTCGACCTGCTTGTCGGCCGCCACATAGCGCGACCGGGCATCCTTACGTTCCTGAGCCGAAAGACCCGGGCGATCGGCAATCGCCGACGCTTCCCGGCGTTCCTCATTCGCTGAACGATAGAGTGTGCGCCAGCGCTTGAAGGCAAGATCAATAGCCTGACCCGCGCTGTCCCAGCGCGCTGTAACAAAATCCTCGGGACTGCCGATCACCGAAGAGCCTTCCGCAGGGAGCGCCGAGCCAACGATCCTGACAGCCCGCTCGCGCGCTTCCATATCGCTCGTTGCCGTCTCGAAGGCCGCGATCAGCCGCGAACAAACCGGCAAAGCCTCATCGTCCATATCGAGGTTTTCAGGGATTGATTTGCCAAGCCCCTCCTGCGCGGCGGCAAGCCATTCAGCATTGACGTGCGAGGCCAGCAGGTCAGGGTTGACCAGATCAATCGCAGGCGCCTTCACGATCCCGGCGACGAGATCGGTCCGGCGCTCGAAGTAATATTGATCGTGAGGGCTTTGCGCAGCGCAGTACGTCACGACCAGGGCGGCTTGGCCGCTTCGGCCAGCCCGCCCCGCACGCTGGGCGTAATTGGCCGGGGTCGGAGGTGCATTGCGCAGATAGACGACGTTGAGTTGGGAGATGTCGACGCCCAGCTCCATGGTCGGCGAGCAATAGAGCAGAGGCAGGAAATCGCGCTTTTCTGCGATCACTTTGGCATCGTTGGCGATCTCGGCCATGCGCTGTTTATCGCTGTTACCGAAGCGAAAACGACATTCGCGCATTTCGCGGAGCAAGGAATCGACCTGTGCGGTGTGCTCACGTGCTTCGAAGGCCAAGGGCAACCCTCCGGGAGCGGCAAGCCGAGCGGCAACATCGGAGTAGAGCTCGGCGAAGAAACGGTTGTCCTGACCCTTCTTGGGCCGCCCATCGCCCGGTACAATTCGAAGGGCGCCTGGGGCAAGCCTCCAGCCCACAAGCGGACCGGCAGCAAACTCGCGCGCCATCTGATGCCGCGCGGCTGCCAGCAGCATCGCCTCGATCAGTGGCTCGCGATCAGCGAGGGGCAAGTCACCAACCTCAGCCACAATCGCTCGCGCCAGACCACCGCGCGCCGAAACGCGGACGATGCGGTCGTTCTTGCTGCCTTGCGTACCCACGATCAGCGCTGTCTGCGCGCTGAGGTCGTGATTCTGCTCCTCTTGCGAGATGGCCCAGGGGTCTTTGAGGAACTGCCGCGACTTGATCGACACCGCTTCGAGTTCATTGGGATCGAGTGCATCGACAGCGATCGCCAAGCCCTGCCGCATATGGTCAAACAGCTGGCGAAACATCTTCTCGCGTTTGTCTGCCGGAACTTGTGACAGTATCGAGAAGCCGCGTTCTTCGATTTCGCTCATGCGCTCGCGGTGCGCGCCCGAGCATGTTGCCTGATCCCCGGCCAACATCCGGATCCCAGGATAGACGATCTTGATCAGATCGAGTTGGTCGAGGTTCGGGTTGGTAAAGCGCCACCCTCTGCGCAGGTCATTCCAAAGCCGGTGTGCCAGCACCCTGTTGATCGACTTCTTGGCTTCGTCGATTGCGGAAAAGCTCACGGGGTCCGGATCGAGCATCCACTCTGTCCGGCGCTCCTGCAGATCAGGATCGAAGCCGAGTGCTTTACGGAGCGCATTCCCGAATTCCTCGTGGGAGAGGCCATCTTCGCCCGCGGACCTTACCGCCTGGAGCATGGCGCCGCGCAGCAATGTGACGAAGATGAAGTCGTTGAAATGACCTGACTGAAGCGCTGCGTCCTGCCGATTATCGGTGAAGCCGAGCAGTTTGCGGCGATGGATCTCGACCGGTTGACCAGCCCGCTCCATCCAGTCCAGCGCTGCCGTTGTGATGAGCGTCGTCGCGGAGCTCCTGCCTTCGGCCGAAAGTCCCGCCAGCTTGTTGATATCACGCGCTTGAGGCGCGGGCTGGCTCTTGCAGTGCGGGCAGAAACGAAACTGACCAA is a window of Novosphingobium sp. THN1 DNA encoding:
- a CDS encoding DEAD/DEAH box helicase, whose product is MREASFALPNSDQLDTQDAARLLTDALRLSLRRGAGPFRSAAHLGVEPRAYQLVPLLMALRLEVKRMLIADDVGIGKTIEAGMILREMLDRGEIDNFTVLCPPHLVDQWVGELAQKFDIDAVAVTSARARSLEQGIALGDTIFGVHPFTVVSLDYIKADSRREGFAQACPKFVIVDEAHSCVGGSEKGTQQRFSLLQRLVEDEARHMLLLTATPHSGNQDAYARLLSLLHPDLSRAPDTLDANALERYRRRLAQHFVQRRRADIADKWGESGAFAEPMKADAPYSLTGDFQAFQEDVLEYCLGVATRADGAQARRLAFWGTLALMRCVGSSPAAALSALRNRLSGMAEEALLGPILFDEDDDEFADTDIEPATAGDSEEIAELRQLIAKAEDLNSRFADDPKLRELVAQVKDLTGKKEARPVIFCRFIATAEAVGEALRSRFKSHTVEVVTGRLTPEERRERVEALEDHPNRILVATDCLSEGINLQSLFNAVVHYDLNWNPTRHQQRDGRVDRFGQQAERVWSVMMFGANSIIDGAVIKVITEKMKRIQKETGVVVPVPEDSSSVSNALMQAMLLHSSKPRAQGMFDFGDAEEKLETQWRNAQENAHKSQTRYAQTALKPEEVLPEWHKLRDLLGGPDEVERFTRRALARLDVPLGQQGKHWRVRYDDMPQQLREKLVARGLNGTRIIGFRDKLPPDVAQVGRTHPLVATLAGTMAEGALDPNGVEGKATLGRTGVWMTRGVDRLTVLLALRLRFKLVTSGRRTLLAEEATGIAFGPQSNQPVAIGAEALALLEHEATRSIEPPANQRQIDLALARHADFQPAIAAYAADRAAALSHDHERVKAATRGEGVTTTVEPVLPADVIGLYVLVPEAN
- a CDS encoding DEAD/DEAH box helicase, whose translation is MNVFELDADLIARYEKFARSFTSIRAEDLRGQIDAVYEGGKFWPEPLIGLNPEFKRGRSVADLARQGVVDPDLETVFALGTPRTPISLHLHQEQALMKALQSRNYIVTTGTGSGKSLCFFVPIINRILAARRAGEPRRTRAIVIYPMNALANSQREELEKFIEHCGLDSSLKPTFARYTGQEQDSERKAVAANAPDIILTNFMMLELLMTRQDEVDRQVIENMKGLEFLVLDELHTYRGRQGADVAMLVRRVRERMGSEKMLCVGTSATMASGEEDAGRDAVSKVGSILFGSPVLSEDVITESLVRRTEGTPSDAALRAAVLEPSKAATFEEFALDPLACWIEMNIGLDGGEVLKRATPRTLTEAADSLAQATQLEPAECRSALADRLIAMNECRNDRDQAFMAFKLHRFLSGAGTAHTTLAPSGSRRVSLVGEKFDREETEARLYPVYFCRDCGQEVHSVSIDNWGSVIARPIDVAPRPDGTDGDIEHGFLVPDSSGDLNFAGDVEDYPDSWQETSATGQLRLKNSHRGKHDGRRMYLGRDGRHDPEGLLCWFFLGQFRFCPHCKSQPAPQARDINKLAGLSAEGRSSATTLITTAALDWMERAGQPVEIHRRKLLGFTDNRQDAALQSGHFNDFIFVTLLRGAMLQAVRSAGEDGLSHEEFGNALRKALGFDPDLQERRTEWMLDPDPVSFSAIDEAKKSINRVLAHRLWNDLRRGWRFTNPNLDQLDLIKIVYPGIRMLAGDQATCSGAHRERMSEIEERGFSILSQVPADKREKMFRQLFDHMRQGLAIAVDALDPNELEAVSIKSRQFLKDPWAISQEEQNHDLSAQTALIVGTQGSKNDRIVRVSARGGLARAIVAEVGDLPLADREPLIEAMLLAAARHQMAREFAAGPLVGWRLAPGALRIVPGDGRPKKGQDNRFFAELYSDVAARLAAPGGLPLAFEAREHTAQVDSLLREMRECRFRFGNSDKQRMAEIANDAKVIAEKRDFLPLLYCSPTMELGVDISQLNVVYLRNAPPTPANYAQRAGRAGRSGQAALVVTYCAAQSPHDQYYFERRTDLVAGIVKAPAIDLVNPDLLASHVNAEWLAAAQEGLGKSIPENLDMDDEALPVCSRLIAAFETATSDMEARERAVRIVGSALPAEGSSVIGSPEDFVTARWDSAGQAIDLAFKRWRTLYRSANEERREASAIADRPGLSAQERKDARSRYVAADKQVELLAKGVSSASSDFYAYRYLATEGFLPGYNFPRLPLYAFVDSDRGSAVLQRPRFLAIAEFGPNSLVYHEGKAFSCNRAKLPAGTRGNDNKLVTTTMRCCHACGAAHSSETIERCVVCHEPLTEEGRLSKLYRIENVDASPRSRITANDEDRQRRGFDLRTIFEWDPARQESLLLKTSDGPLVALRYGPQTKLSRVNLGLRRRAHKEHTGFDIDTISGRWLKNEAQGEDEGHVDNSAKRQSIVPVVEDTKNALLLKFDPLIELDNSQMATLQHALVRAIETEHVLEAGELLGEPLPTKDDRRAILFYEASEGGAGVLKRLMDGPERWRRLAEVALDLMHYRLEDGRLVEKEDACVAGCYRCVLSYYNQPDHEMIDRRDDAVLDALVGLAACERDWPAAGPAGADPQSDPWLAAFASWGFPAPSSETIAGLEYAMVWPGHMVMAVAQSPSEALRDRCAELGRELIALPDEPGTNPPSDLANALGVSA